In the Streptomyces sp. BHT-5-2 genome, one interval contains:
- a CDS encoding SAV_6107 family HEPN domain-containing protein: MAARPAAGSSAAYGPPSDVHPVLRRAAAPPAALDLLTKARRGLDEAETQQSANERFATAHLAALRAAAAVLAVRGRPEPTARRRKSIRSAWEVLPEVAPELTEWSALFAAGADRRARAEAGIAGAASHRDADDLLRDAGMFLRLVERMLRLQPVLPPQRIERAG; the protein is encoded by the coding sequence ATGGCAGCTCGTCCCGCCGCGGGCAGCTCCGCTGCGTACGGTCCCCCGAGCGATGTCCACCCCGTCCTGCGCCGGGCGGCCGCGCCGCCCGCCGCCCTCGACCTGCTCACCAAGGCCCGGCGGGGTCTCGACGAGGCCGAGACCCAGCAGTCCGCCAACGAACGCTTCGCCACCGCCCATCTGGCCGCGCTGCGCGCCGCGGCCGCGGTCCTCGCCGTGCGCGGCCGGCCGGAGCCCACCGCGCGCCGCCGGAAGTCCATCCGGAGCGCCTGGGAGGTGCTGCCCGAGGTCGCCCCCGAACTCACCGAGTGGAGCGCCCTGTTCGCGGCCGGCGCCGACCGCCGGGCCCGGGCCGAGGCCGGCATAGCCGGCGCGGCGAGCCACCGCGACGCCGACGACCTGCTGCGGGACGCCGGGATGTTCCTCCGCCTCGTCGAGCGGATGCTCCGGCTCCAGCCGGTGCTGCCGCCCCAGCGGATCGAGCGGGCCGGCTGA
- a CDS encoding NAD(P)/FAD-dependent oxidoreductase, with the protein MAGIAVIGAGMGAMAAAARLAVAGHRVAVFERGATYGGAVGRFERDGFAFDTGPGLLHLPAVYRDLFVKTGREPLEQCVELTQVDPASRHVFPDGTVATLPNASRAGVLAALDEALGAGRGERWSDLMVRAREAWDATRRPLLEEPLRADWKVLGRDPYPAVRRRRLFGPGRGKGPTTATLAEVARRELADPRLTALLESHALAYGFDPRTAPASAAVLPYMEQTFGSWYVAGGMRALADALYERCLARRVEFTFGAEVTRIVAKDGRAAGVELADGRSADAEFVISGIDPVRLPELCAGRALWDEGDVRPAPGPGEGAAARLTVCLALRGARPADAVHRTVVHAADRAAELAAVFGEGPQEPCARPTVTVLRPDDPATRPDDDHEAVTLTAAVAHGPVDRLGPGALERAADRLVETAEAAVPGLRERVLWREVRSPADSGPVPGPALPGREGRFLRPGNRTRIPGLYAVGGWSHPGGGLAHAGMSGALVAGLIVHGDDWHGSE; encoded by the coding sequence ATGGCAGGGATTGCAGTGATCGGCGCCGGGATGGGCGCCATGGCGGCCGCCGCCCGGCTGGCCGTCGCGGGCCACCGGGTGGCGGTGTTCGAGCGCGGTGCGACGTACGGCGGCGCGGTGGGGCGGTTCGAGCGGGACGGCTTCGCCTTCGACACCGGGCCCGGCCTGCTGCATCTGCCGGCGGTCTACCGCGATCTGTTCGTCAAGACCGGCCGTGAGCCGCTGGAGCAGTGCGTCGAGCTGACCCAGGTCGATCCCGCGAGCCGGCATGTCTTCCCCGACGGCACCGTCGCCACGCTGCCGAACGCCTCGCGGGCCGGCGTCCTCGCCGCCCTGGACGAGGCCCTCGGCGCCGGCCGTGGCGAGCGCTGGAGCGACCTGATGGTGCGCGCCCGGGAGGCGTGGGACGCCACCCGCCGGCCGCTCCTGGAGGAGCCGCTGCGGGCCGACTGGAAGGTGCTGGGCCGCGACCCGTATCCGGCGGTGCGCCGGCGCCGCCTGTTCGGGCCGGGCCGCGGCAAGGGCCCGACGACCGCCACCCTCGCCGAGGTCGCCCGCCGCGAACTGGCCGACCCCCGGCTGACCGCCCTCCTGGAGAGCCACGCCCTGGCGTACGGCTTCGATCCGCGCACCGCCCCGGCGAGCGCGGCCGTGCTGCCCTACATGGAGCAGACCTTCGGCAGTTGGTACGTCGCCGGCGGCATGCGGGCGCTGGCCGACGCGCTGTACGAGCGCTGCCTGGCCCGCAGGGTGGAGTTCACCTTCGGCGCCGAGGTGACCCGGATCGTGGCGAAGGACGGCCGGGCCGCCGGTGTGGAGCTGGCCGACGGGCGGTCGGCCGACGCCGAGTTCGTGATCTCGGGCATCGACCCGGTCCGGTTGCCGGAGCTCTGCGCCGGCCGTGCCCTGTGGGACGAGGGCGACGTCCGCCCCGCTCCGGGGCCGGGCGAGGGGGCCGCCGCGCGGCTGACGGTCTGCCTGGCACTGCGCGGCGCCCGCCCGGCGGACGCGGTGCACCGCACGGTGGTCCACGCCGCCGACCGCGCCGCGGAGCTGGCCGCCGTCTTCGGCGAAGGCCCCCAGGAGCCGTGCGCCCGGCCGACGGTGACGGTGCTGCGCCCCGACGACCCCGCGACCCGTCCCGACGACGATCACGAGGCGGTGACCCTCACGGCCGCCGTCGCCCACGGCCCCGTGGACCGGCTCGGTCCCGGGGCCCTGGAGCGGGCCGCGGACCGGCTGGTCGAGACCGCCGAGGCGGCCGTACCGGGCCTGCGGGAGCGGGTGCTGTGGCGGGAGGTCCGCTCGCCGGCCGACAGCGGCCCGGTGCCCGGTCCGGCACTGCCGGGCCGGGAGGGGCGCTTCCTGCGGCCCGGCAACCGCACCCGGATACCGGGGCTCTACGCCGTCGGCGGCTGGTCCCACCCCGGCGGCGGGCTGGCGCACGCGGGGATGTCCGGGGCGCTCGTCGCCGGCCTGATCGTGCACGGCGACGACTGGCACGGCTCGGAGTGA
- a CDS encoding TetR/AcrR family transcriptional regulator, whose product MDSSNTRRDATRRKLFEAAVTLIAEQGFSSTTVDEIAERAGVAKGTVYYNFASKNVLFEELLRHGIELLATSLQAAAEEVADGGGTRVDALDAMIRAGLEFIARYPALTQLYVAELWRTNRAWQSTLMVVRERAITVVENVLREAVAGGELSEEIDIPLTASALFGMVLVAALDWQSYQPDRSIDDVHAALSRLLQGRVTGRPA is encoded by the coding sequence ATGGACAGCTCCAACACACGCCGCGACGCCACCCGGCGCAAGCTCTTCGAGGCCGCGGTCACGCTCATCGCCGAACAGGGCTTCTCCTCCACCACGGTGGACGAGATCGCCGAGCGGGCGGGGGTCGCGAAGGGCACGGTGTACTACAACTTCGCGAGCAAGAACGTCCTCTTCGAGGAGTTGCTGCGGCACGGCATCGAGTTGTTGGCGACGTCCCTCCAGGCGGCCGCCGAAGAGGTCGCCGACGGGGGCGGCACCCGGGTCGACGCCCTGGACGCGATGATCCGGGCGGGCCTGGAGTTCATCGCCCGCTACCCGGCGCTCACCCAGCTCTACGTCGCCGAGCTGTGGCGCACCAACCGGGCGTGGCAGTCCACGCTCATGGTGGTGCGGGAGCGCGCCATCACCGTGGTGGAGAACGTCCTGCGGGAGGCCGTGGCCGGCGGGGAGCTGAGCGAGGAGATCGACATCCCGCTGACCGCCTCGGCGCTGTTCGGCATGGTCCTGGTGGCCGCCCTGGACTGGCAGTCGTACCAGCCGGACCGGTCGATCGACGATGTGCACGCGGCGCTGTCCCGGCTCCTCCAGGGGCGGGTCACCGGCCGGCCCGCCTAG
- a CDS encoding DUF3488 and transglutaminase-like domain-containing protein produces MSGRARLALCGMAATLCAGGALLPLVDPVTWMFQAALLLALVTGAGALARRIPLARPLTIGVQALAAALLLTVAFARGQAIAGLLPGPDAVTALADLAHAGVRDVGRYAVPAPVTPGIRLLLVSGVLLIGLIVDALAVTYRSAAPAGLPLLALYSVAAGLSQGGSGWLWFVVAAAGYLLLLLAEGRDRLTQWGRVFGGPSAGAGRPGERPGGPVPIRRGRRIGALALGVALLVPAVLPSLDGGLLGPNAAGEGPGGGGGTISAVNPLVSLQDSLNQPEDREVLNYRTTALDSREMYLRIVALDQFDGTAWKPSERTVTDVPGELPRPPGLSPDVAVTRINTSLSTAQWYAQNWLPLPYPAARVEIPGRWRFEPEGRTLVGDRGQNTHGLQYQAESLQVRPTARQLASAAPPPAALQREYTKVPASLPPIVRTTARQVTRGARTAYDKAVKLQDWFALYGGFTYNTEVRAGSGTEAIARFLRDKEGFCVHFSFSMAAMARTLGIPARVAVGFTPGTRQPDGTTSVGLKDAHAWPELYFQGVGWTRFEPTPSRGSVPDYAYPDTSQTPGAGGPEHAPAPSAVPSTGPSAAPPCGAGDRRTDSRPDCAAAPPVPTAGPPGGGPSPWTLAAVVLAALLVVALPAAPVLWRSRVRARRLTGDPGGDAAAGTLAAWQELLDTGWDFGIFPDESLTPRTAAARIIRIGELQPDAAAAARRVAAAVEQVLYAPRPAPVDGLAADVRQVHAGLRDGAPRALRLRARLAPRSAARLRHAWAARGSALRLRCRDSRPATVARRVTATLRTAGWRRGERT; encoded by the coding sequence ACGGGGGCGGGCGCGCTGGCCCGGCGGATCCCGCTGGCCCGGCCGCTGACCATCGGCGTCCAGGCACTGGCCGCCGCCCTGCTGCTCACCGTGGCGTTCGCCCGCGGCCAGGCGATCGCCGGGCTGCTGCCGGGCCCGGACGCCGTCACCGCGCTCGCCGACCTGGCGCACGCCGGCGTCCGGGACGTCGGCCGGTACGCCGTCCCGGCCCCGGTCACCCCCGGCATCCGGCTGCTGCTGGTCTCCGGGGTGCTGCTGATCGGCCTGATCGTGGACGCCCTGGCGGTCACCTACCGCAGCGCCGCGCCCGCCGGGCTGCCGCTGCTCGCGCTCTACTCCGTGGCGGCGGGGCTGTCCCAGGGCGGCTCGGGCTGGCTGTGGTTCGTGGTGGCGGCCGCCGGCTATCTGCTGCTCCTGCTCGCCGAGGGCCGCGACCGGCTCACCCAGTGGGGCCGGGTCTTCGGCGGTCCGTCCGCGGGCGCGGGCCGGCCGGGCGAGCGGCCCGGCGGTCCGGTGCCGATCCGCCGCGGGCGCCGGATCGGCGCGCTGGCGCTGGGCGTCGCACTGCTGGTGCCCGCCGTGCTGCCGTCCCTGGACGGCGGGCTGCTCGGCCCGAACGCCGCCGGCGAGGGCCCGGGCGGTGGAGGCGGCACCATCTCCGCGGTGAACCCCCTGGTCTCGCTCCAGGACAGCCTCAACCAACCGGAGGACCGCGAGGTCCTCAACTACCGCACCACCGCCCTCGACTCCCGCGAGATGTATCTGCGGATCGTCGCCCTGGACCAGTTCGACGGCACGGCCTGGAAGCCCTCCGAGCGCACGGTCACCGACGTCCCCGGCGAGCTGCCGCGGCCGCCCGGCCTCAGCCCCGACGTGGCCGTCACCCGGATCAACACCTCCCTGTCCACCGCCCAGTGGTACGCCCAGAACTGGCTGCCGCTCCCCTATCCGGCGGCCAGGGTGGAGATCCCCGGCCGCTGGCGGTTCGAGCCCGAGGGCCGCACCCTGGTCGGCGACCGCGGGCAGAACACCCACGGCCTCCAGTACCAGGCCGAGAGCCTCCAGGTGCGGCCCACCGCCCGCCAGCTGGCCTCGGCCGCGCCGCCGCCCGCCGCGCTGCAGCGCGAGTACACCAAGGTGCCGGCCTCGCTCCCCCCGATCGTCCGCACCACCGCACGCCAGGTCACCCGCGGCGCCCGCACCGCCTACGACAAGGCGGTCAAGCTCCAGGACTGGTTCGCGCTCTACGGCGGCTTCACCTACAACACCGAGGTCCGGGCGGGCAGCGGCACCGAGGCGATCGCCCGTTTCCTGCGCGACAAGGAGGGCTTCTGCGTCCACTTCTCGTTCTCCATGGCCGCGATGGCCCGCACGCTGGGCATCCCGGCCCGGGTGGCGGTCGGCTTCACGCCCGGCACCCGGCAGCCCGACGGCACCACGTCGGTGGGCCTGAAGGACGCGCACGCCTGGCCCGAGCTGTACTTCCAGGGCGTCGGCTGGACGCGCTTCGAGCCGACCCCGAGCCGCGGCAGCGTCCCGGACTACGCCTACCCGGACACCTCGCAGACACCGGGCGCCGGCGGCCCGGAGCACGCGCCGGCCCCCTCCGCGGTGCCCTCCACCGGCCCGTCCGCGGCCCCGCCCTGCGGCGCCGGCGACCGTCGGACGGACTCCCGGCCGGACTGCGCGGCCGCTCCCCCGGTGCCGACGGCCGGCCCGCCGGGCGGTGGGCCCTCGCCCTGGACGCTCGCGGCCGTCGTCCTCGCCGCACTGCTGGTCGTGGCACTGCCCGCCGCGCCGGTGCTGTGGCGGAGCCGGGTCCGCGCCCGCAGGCTGACCGGCGACCCGGGCGGTGACGCCGCGGCGGGCACCCTCGCCGCCTGGCAGGAGCTGCTGGACACCGGCTGGGACTTCGGGATCTTCCCGGACGAGTCGCTGACGCCGCGCACGGCCGCGGCCCGGATCATTCGCATCGGGGAACTGCAACCCGACGCCGCGGCCGCCGCCCGGCGCGTCGCGGCGGCGGTCGAACAGGTCCTGTACGCCCCGCGACCGGCCCCGGTGGACGGGCTCGCCGCCGACGTCCGACAGGTGCACGCCGGCCTGCGGGACGGGGCGCCGCGTGCCCTGCGGCTGCGCGCGCGGCTCGCCCCACGCTCGGCGGCCCGGCTCCGCCATGCCTGGGCGGCACGCGGGTCGGCCCTGCGCCTGCGCTGCCGGGACAGCCGCCCGGCCACCGTGGCCCGGCGCGTCACGGCCACCCTGCGCACGGCCGGGTGGCGGCGCGGCGAACGGACGTAG
- a CDS encoding bifunctional 2-polyprenyl-6-hydroxyphenol methylase/3-demethylubiquinol 3-O-methyltransferase UbiG: MSDPLRPRASLRTAVVWDVLKDALERRVKAAGRDALDVLDTGGGSGNFAVPVARLGHRVTVVDPSPNALFALERRAAEAGVADRIRGVQGDAHGLFQVVERGGYDAVLCHGVLEYVDDPAEGLRNAVGALRPAGTLSLLAAGLGGAVLARALAGHFTEARRALTDPAGRWGEGDPVPRRFTAEQLTDLVTGSGLQVGAVHGVRIFADLVPGVLVDTEPGAVDALLKLEAAAAEQPAFHSVATQLHVLAERD; encoded by the coding sequence GTGTCTGACCCGCTGCGCCCGCGCGCCTCCCTTCGTACCGCCGTGGTCTGGGACGTCCTCAAGGACGCCCTGGAGCGCCGGGTCAAGGCCGCCGGGCGCGACGCCCTGGACGTCCTCGACACCGGCGGCGGCAGCGGCAACTTCGCCGTCCCGGTGGCCCGTCTCGGCCACCGCGTCACCGTCGTCGACCCCAGCCCCAACGCCCTCTTCGCCCTGGAGCGCCGAGCCGCCGAGGCCGGGGTCGCCGACCGCATCCGCGGTGTCCAGGGCGATGCCCACGGCCTGTTCCAGGTCGTCGAGCGCGGCGGCTACGACGCGGTGCTCTGCCACGGCGTGCTGGAGTACGTCGACGACCCCGCCGAGGGCCTGCGCAACGCCGTCGGCGCCCTGCGCCCCGCCGGCACCCTCAGCCTGCTCGCCGCCGGCCTGGGCGGGGCGGTCCTCGCCCGTGCCCTGGCGGGCCACTTCACCGAGGCCCGCCGGGCCCTCACCGACCCGGCCGGCCGCTGGGGCGAGGGCGACCCGGTGCCCCGCCGGTTCACCGCCGAGCAGCTGACCGACCTGGTCACCGGCAGCGGCCTCCAGGTCGGTGCGGTGCACGGGGTGCGGATCTTCGCCGACCTGGTCCCCGGCGTCCTGGTCGACACCGAGCCCGGCGCGGTGGACGCCCTGCTGAAGCTGGAGGCCGCCGCGGCGGAGCAGCCCGCGTTCCACTCCGTCGCCACCCAGCTGCACGTCCTCGCCGAGCGCGACTGA
- a CDS encoding DUF4126 domain-containing protein yields the protein MSVLPLVFTSGWASGINAYAVVLLLGLLGATGVSDEVPAALERPDVLIVAAVLFLAEAIADKVPYVDSVWDAVHTVIRPIAGGVVAALLAGHDGSLPQLAAGAVGGSTALVSHLVKAGTRIAVNTSPEPASNIVVSLAEDLGVAGLVAFALFHPWIAAGIAAVLLVAGIAVVVLLWSRIRRYLRRRRARRAERRLAVADADAAPPPG from the coding sequence GTGTCCGTACTTCCCTTGGTCTTCACCAGTGGCTGGGCGAGCGGGATCAACGCCTACGCCGTCGTCCTGCTCCTCGGTCTGCTCGGCGCGACCGGGGTCTCCGACGAGGTCCCCGCCGCGCTGGAGCGGCCCGATGTGCTGATCGTCGCCGCGGTGCTCTTCCTGGCCGAGGCGATCGCCGACAAGGTCCCGTACGTGGACTCCGTCTGGGACGCCGTGCACACCGTGATCCGGCCGATCGCCGGCGGGGTGGTGGCGGCGCTGCTGGCCGGGCACGACGGGTCGCTGCCCCAGCTGGCGGCCGGCGCCGTGGGCGGCTCCACGGCGCTGGTGAGCCATCTGGTCAAGGCGGGCACCCGGATCGCGGTCAACACCTCGCCGGAGCCGGCCAGCAACATCGTGGTGAGCCTGGCCGAGGACCTCGGCGTCGCGGGGCTCGTCGCGTTCGCGCTGTTCCATCCGTGGATCGCGGCGGGCATCGCGGCGGTGCTGCTGGTCGCGGGGATCGCGGTGGTGGTCCTGCTGTGGTCGCGGATCCGGCGGTATCTGCGGCGCCGGCGTGCGCGGCGCGCGGAGCGGCGGCTCGCCGTGGCGGACGCCGACGCCGCGCCACCGCCCGGCTGA
- a CDS encoding DUF3040 domain-containing protein, translated as MPLSEHEQRMLEQMERALYAEDPKFATALEGSGLRTYTRRRVYQAAAGFLVGIGLLMAGMVAQQIWWVSIVGFLVMLGCAVLAVTGWRKAPKPGERGARPAGTQARRQVRSRRSMMDRIEDRWQRRRDEQQGH; from the coding sequence GTGCCGCTCTCGGAGCACGAGCAGCGCATGCTCGAGCAAATGGAGCGAGCGCTGTACGCCGAAGATCCCAAGTTCGCGACAGCGCTTGAGGGAAGCGGGCTGCGCACGTACACCCGGCGACGGGTCTACCAAGCGGCCGCGGGCTTCCTGGTGGGTATCGGCCTGCTCATGGCCGGCATGGTCGCGCAGCAGATCTGGTGGGTCAGCATCGTCGGCTTCCTCGTCATGCTGGGCTGCGCCGTCCTGGCCGTCACCGGCTGGCGCAAGGCCCCCAAGCCCGGTGAGCGTGGTGCGCGCCCGGCCGGGACGCAGGCCCGCCGCCAGGTCAGGTCGCGCCGTTCGATGATGGACCGCATCGAGGACCGCTGGCAGCGTCGCCGCGACGAGCAGCAGGGCCACTGA
- a CDS encoding YhgE/Pip domain-containing protein has product MRSPKLAALELKRFGRGKLPRAALAALLLLPLLYGALYLCSFWDPYSRLDRIPVALVDEDRGADVGGQHLSAGAGIVAGLRDSHTFDWHQVDAEEAGRGVEDGTYFLSLSIPRDFSRRLASSSGDHPETGALKVRTNDANNYIVGQISRTVFSEVRAAASAKASRTFLDKIFVSFSTLHGKTEQAADGADRLKDGIGQAEDGAGRLADGLGTAKNGSARLAGGLGDLDAGAGRLSRGGADLAKGAGVAAEGSRQLADGSGQVAQGTQQLADTVNGVVGKVGPFVRAHGKEIGEAARLVADGAQAVRDHLDKLPAAASTGARLSRGISDHLAAYYRLRCGTGLDLAADCAELKQLTEQADAAAGTAEEVSGYVHDQKNLDRLGRDLDTLHSLASELAAHGPTLGADMDAAVRKINDLNEGAHEVSAGARQLAAGNAQLAAGADRLGTGARQLHDGTGRAAAGMTDLDAGVGRLKDGARTLDGGMFKLSDGSAQLAGGLHDGARQIPDYDRQDRDARTLVMSDPVQLASGSAHKAPNYGTGFAPYFIPLSLWVGAMVAYMLIPPLNRRALAMGAPSWRVALSGWLPVFGIGVLQTAALMAVLHFALGLQMARAAGTIGFLILVTGCFSALVQWLNAKFGPAGRILVLALLMLQLTSAGGTYPVQTSPGFFGAVHPFLPMSYVVEGLRRLITGGDLAPVWQGGAVLLAFTLGGLALTALAARGRQVVRMKDLHPELSL; this is encoded by the coding sequence ATGCGCTCGCCGAAGCTGGCCGCGCTTGAGCTGAAGCGGTTCGGCAGGGGGAAGCTGCCGCGCGCCGCACTGGCCGCGCTCCTGCTGCTGCCCCTCCTGTACGGAGCGCTGTACCTGTGCTCCTTCTGGGATCCCTACAGCCGGCTGGACCGGATACCGGTCGCACTCGTCGACGAGGACCGGGGCGCCGACGTCGGCGGGCAGCACCTCTCCGCGGGCGCCGGCATCGTCGCCGGGCTGCGCGACAGCCACACCTTCGACTGGCACCAGGTGGACGCCGAGGAGGCCGGCCGGGGAGTCGAGGACGGCACGTACTTCCTCTCGCTGTCCATTCCGCGGGACTTCAGCCGGCGGCTCGCCTCCAGCTCCGGGGACCACCCGGAGACCGGCGCCCTGAAGGTGCGCACCAACGACGCCAACAACTACATCGTCGGCCAGATCTCCCGGACGGTCTTCTCCGAGGTGCGCGCGGCGGCCTCGGCCAAGGCGTCGCGGACCTTCCTCGACAAGATCTTCGTCTCCTTCTCCACCCTGCACGGCAAAACGGAGCAGGCCGCCGACGGCGCGGACCGGCTCAAGGACGGCATCGGGCAGGCCGAGGACGGCGCCGGCAGACTGGCCGACGGCCTGGGCACCGCCAAGAACGGGAGCGCCCGGTTGGCCGGCGGCCTCGGCGACCTCGACGCCGGCGCCGGACGGCTCAGCCGGGGCGGCGCCGACCTCGCCAAGGGCGCCGGCGTCGCCGCCGAGGGGTCGCGCCAACTGGCCGACGGTTCCGGGCAGGTGGCCCAGGGGACCCAGCAGCTCGCCGACACCGTCAACGGGGTCGTCGGCAAGGTGGGGCCGTTCGTCCGGGCCCACGGCAAGGAGATCGGGGAGGCCGCGCGACTGGTCGCGGACGGCGCCCAGGCGGTCCGCGACCACCTGGACAAGCTGCCCGCGGCGGCGTCCACGGGCGCCAGGCTCTCCCGCGGCATCTCCGACCACCTCGCCGCGTACTACCGGCTGCGCTGCGGCACCGGCCTCGACCTGGCGGCCGACTGCGCCGAGCTGAAGCAGCTCACCGAACAGGCGGACGCGGCGGCGGGCACCGCCGAAGAGGTCAGCGGCTACGTCCACGACCAGAAGAACCTCGACCGGCTCGGCCGGGACCTGGACACCCTGCACTCCCTCGCCTCCGAACTGGCCGCGCACGGCCCGACCCTCGGCGCCGACATGGACGCCGCGGTGCGGAAGATCAACGACCTCAACGAGGGCGCGCACGAGGTCTCCGCCGGCGCCCGCCAACTGGCCGCGGGCAACGCCCAGTTGGCGGCCGGCGCGGACCGGCTGGGCACCGGGGCCCGGCAGCTGCACGACGGCACCGGGCGCGCCGCCGCCGGGATGACCGACCTGGACGCCGGCGTCGGCCGCCTCAAGGACGGCGCGCGGACGCTGGACGGCGGGATGTTCAAGCTCTCCGACGGCTCCGCGCAGCTGGCCGGCGGACTGCACGACGGGGCACGGCAGATCCCCGACTACGACCGGCAGGACCGCGACGCGCGCACCCTGGTCATGTCCGACCCGGTGCAGTTGGCGTCCGGTTCGGCCCACAAGGCGCCCAACTACGGCACCGGGTTCGCCCCGTATTTCATCCCGCTGTCCCTGTGGGTGGGCGCGATGGTGGCGTACATGCTGATCCCGCCGCTCAACCGCAGGGCGCTGGCGATGGGCGCGCCCTCCTGGCGGGTGGCGCTGTCCGGTTGGCTGCCGGTGTTCGGCATCGGGGTGCTCCAGACCGCCGCGCTGATGGCCGTGCTGCACTTCGCGCTCGGCCTCCAGATGGCCCGGGCAGCCGGCACGATCGGCTTCCTGATCCTGGTCACGGGCTGCTTCTCGGCGCTCGTGCAGTGGCTGAACGCCAAGTTCGGGCCGGCCGGCCGGATTCTCGTGCTGGCGCTGCTGATGCTCCAGCTGACGTCGGCGGGCGGCACCTATCCGGTGCAGACCAGTCCGGGCTTCTTCGGGGCCGTCCACCCCTTCCTGCCGATGAGTTACGTCGTCGAGGGACTGCGCCGGCTCATCACGGGCGGCGACCTGGCACCCGTGTGGCAGGGCGGTGCGGTGCTGCTGGCCTTCACCCTCGGGGGGCTCGCGCTGACCGCCCTGGCGGCGCGCGGCCGCCAGGTGGTGCGGATGAAGGACCTCCACCCGGAACTGAGCCTGTGA